A window of the Synergistaceae bacterium genome harbors these coding sequences:
- a CDS encoding type I restriction-modification system subunit M N-terminal domain-containing protein, translating into MDSGISGDAQRIEQISWLLFLKIYDAKESDWAFDDENYESIIPEKFRWRNWAKGDKSPTGDELLHFVNDELFPALKNIPVTASTDIRKSIVRSVFEDTNQYMKDGVQLYKVVKEIDGINFDSYEESTPLRKSTRYFYASFRARAVPENFTRRGP; encoded by the coding sequence ATGGATTCGGGCATAAGCGGAGATGCTCAGAGAATCGAGCAAATATCGTGGCTTTTGTTCCTGAAAATTTATGACGCAAAGGAATCGGACTGGGCATTTGATGATGAGAATTACGAATCAATAATCCCTGAAAAATTCCGCTGGCGAAACTGGGCAAAAGGCGATAAATCTCCGACAGGTGATGAGCTTCTTCATTTTGTCAATGATGAGCTGTTCCCTGCGCTGAAAAATATACCCGTAACAGCGTCAACAGACATACGAAAGTCAATAGTGCGCTCGGTATTTGAGGACACAAACCAGTACATGAAAGACGGAGTACAGCTCTACAAAGTCGTAAAAGAAATTGACGGAATAAATTTCGACAGCTACGAGGAGTCCACGCCTTTACGGAAATCTACGAGATATTTTTACGCGAGCTTCAGAGCGCGGGCAGTGCCGGAGAATTTTACACGCCGCGGGCCGTAA
- a CDS encoding N-6 DNA methylase → MYEIFLRELQSAGSAGEFYTPRAVTDFIAEKINPQIGESCADFACGTGGFITSWLKALKPKIVTTSDQDKYDSSVHGVEKKQCPYISCA, encoded by the coding sequence ATCTACGAGATATTTTTACGCGAGCTTCAGAGCGCGGGCAGTGCCGGAGAATTTTACACGCCGCGGGCCGTAACAGACTTCATTGCGGAGAAAATCAACCCTCAAATCGGTGAGTCATGCGCGGATTTTGCCTGCGGTACTGGCGGTTTCATCACAAGCTGGTTAAAAGCGCTCAAGCCGAAAATAGTAACCACATCAGATCAGGACAAATACGACTCATCAGTTCACGGCGTGGAGAAAAAGCAATGCCCCTATATATCTTGTGCGTAA
- a CDS encoding N-6 DNA methylase has protein sequence MPLYILCVTNMLLHDIDSPDIRHGNSLGNNILDYTDTDRFDVIMMNPPYGGSEKSDIMNHFPKDIRSSETADLFMALIMYRLKEGGRAAVILPDGFLFGTDSAKLTIKLRLLQSFSLHTVIRLPATVFAPYTSITTNILFFDRIGKTRETWF, from the coding sequence ATGCCCCTATATATCTTGTGCGTAACAAATATGTTATTGCACGACATCGACAGCCCCGACATCAGGCACGGAAACTCACTCGGCAATAATATTCTTGACTACACCGACACAGACCGCTTTGACGTTATCATGATGAACCCGCCCTACGGAGGCAGCGAGAAATCAGACATCATGAATCATTTCCCGAAAGACATCAGAAGCTCCGAGACCGCAGACTTGTTCATGGCCTTGATCATGTATCGCCTGAAAGAGGGAGGAAGAGCCGCCGTAATCCTGCCTGACGGATTCCTTTTCGGGACTGACAGCGCAAAGCTCACGATAAAATTGCGACTCCTTCAGAGCTTCAGCCTTCACACGGTTATACGGCTTCCGGCGACAGTTTTCGCGCCCTACACGAGCATAACGACAAACATACTATTTTTTGACCGCATCGGAAAGACCCGCGAGACATGGTTTTAG
- a CDS encoding restriction endonuclease subunit S — protein sequence MKLAEDLRRSVLQAAVEGKLTGGSREGWRFVRLDEIVAKRIKRGKSPKYAPHSNTLVFAQKCNTKRGNIDLSLALYLDESTIGKYPEEEFIIDGDIVLNSTGRGTLGRVGQYRITDNPQNIPLVPDSHVTIIRPKQNISSEYICYILKNYQPYIETLGEGSTKQTELSAKKIAGLIIPLPPIDEQRRIVSRLDAILHLIAELESAENELEALERRFPGDMRDSLLQAAIERRLTGSNTDNWRYVRLGEIIIKYIGGGTPDKSNPEYWNGNIPWMSVKDFAGVKDGFIEDTIDHISEQGLENSATNLIMPGAIIMCMRMGLGKYARLKKPTAINQDLRAIWLSEDVLADYFLYFYSTLKIEGTGTTVKGIKRNELLSYIIPLSPIDEQHKIVARLNELLPLCEAMKGE from the coding sequence ATGAAGTTAGCGGAGGATTTGCGGAGGTCAGTATTGCAGGCGGCTGTAGAGGGAAAATTGACGGGAGGGAGTCGGGAGGGCTGGCGGTTTGTTCGGCTTGATGAGATTGTAGCGAAAAGAATAAAGCGCGGGAAGTCTCCTAAATATGCGCCACATAGCAACACGCTTGTATTTGCACAGAAATGTAACACTAAGCGGGGAAATATTGATTTGTCGCTTGCGTTGTATCTTGACGAGTCGACAATAGGGAAATACCCTGAGGAAGAATTTATAATTGACGGAGATATAGTCTTGAACTCTACGGGCCGAGGAACATTAGGGCGCGTAGGACAGTACCGAATAACAGACAATCCGCAAAATATTCCGTTAGTCCCGGACTCACACGTTACAATAATTCGTCCCAAGCAAAATATATCAAGCGAGTATATCTGCTATATACTGAAAAACTATCAGCCATACATAGAAACGCTCGGAGAAGGCTCAACGAAGCAAACGGAATTAAGCGCAAAGAAAATCGCAGGACTCATAATCCCCCTTCCGCCAATCGACGAACAACGCCGTATAGTCTCACGCCTTGACGCAATCCTGCACCTTATCGCCGAGCTTGAGTCAGCAGAGAACGAACTCGAAGCCTTAGAGCGGAGATTCCCCGGCGACATGAGAGACTCGCTTCTTCAGGCAGCAATCGAGAGACGACTCACAGGAAGCAATACGGATAACTGGCGGTATGTTCGGCTAGGTGAAATTATCATCAAATACATTGGCGGGGGGACTCCTGATAAAAGCAATCCTGAATATTGGAATGGTAATATCCCCTGGATGTCGGTAAAAGATTTCGCAGGAGTTAAAGACGGATTCATAGAAGACACGATAGACCACATATCAGAACAAGGCCTCGAAAACAGCGCAACAAATCTCATCATGCCGGGAGCGATTATTATGTGTATGCGTATGGGACTGGGAAAATATGCGAGACTGAAGAAACCTACAGCGATAAATCAAGATTTGCGGGCAATATGGCTTTCTGAAGATGTATTAGCGGATTACTTTCTGTACTTCTATTCCACGCTCAAAATAGAAGGCACAGGAACAACGGTTAAAGGCATAAAACGCAATGAGCTTCTCTCATACATAATCCCCCTGTCGCCAATCGACGAACAGCACAAAATCGTAGCGCGTCTGAATGAATTATTGCCGCTGTGTGAGGCTATGAAAGGAGAATAA
- a CDS encoding AAA family ATPase, with protein sequence MQINKIRLVNFRGMEDLTVEFSPGVNVIIGDNGAGKSSLLSGICVALGGLLGNLYIQDINASQQIEDEDIRMTSVLVGDTTENTEKHFPVTVEVDLMLFNGQQRYEVAKENMLSPSIMRVPYLQNNMREAISNPAIKLPLLNYQSAEKKFVPKTQSADVIKLRNPERKEGYKNAFSGTSDFPEILDWCTQMDYSEYRLKHEVREYRNFKSIISKFMKELINLKTAPRVDYAAAIGQLMFYNGSNGEAINILSVGYQNVLCMMMDLARRTVLLNPTMDELETLEGVVIIDEIDMHLHPKWQWKILDALKATFPKVQFIVATHSPMIISSAKDAKLIKMINPNEIEYLTSAYGYNISDVVELRQGSTELPRQAKELKNALENSIDDGNFEKAEQLVREAVEIFGENSSPAREMRDFLDVNRWIEEAE encoded by the coding sequence ATGCAAATCAACAAAATCAGGCTTGTGAATTTTCGCGGTATGGAAGATTTGACTGTAGAATTTTCTCCCGGTGTAAACGTCATAATTGGCGACAATGGCGCGGGCAAATCATCACTGTTGAGTGGCATATGCGTTGCGCTCGGAGGCTTATTAGGTAATCTTTACATACAAGATATTAACGCTTCCCAACAAATTGAAGATGAAGATATACGTATGACTTCAGTTTTAGTTGGCGATACAACTGAAAACACAGAGAAACATTTTCCTGTAACAGTTGAGGTTGATTTGATGCTCTTTAATGGGCAGCAACGCTATGAAGTTGCAAAAGAAAACATGTTGTCTCCTTCGATTATGAGAGTTCCCTATCTGCAAAATAACATGCGGGAAGCAATAAGTAATCCGGCGATAAAATTACCCTTGTTAAATTATCAGAGTGCTGAGAAAAAATTTGTTCCTAAAACACAAAGCGCAGATGTAATAAAACTTAGAAATCCAGAGCGCAAGGAAGGATATAAAAACGCTTTCTCAGGTACATCGGATTTTCCTGAGATTTTAGACTGGTGTACTCAAATGGACTATTCTGAATATAGACTTAAACATGAAGTAAGAGAATACAGAAATTTTAAGTCTATAATCTCAAAATTCATGAAGGAACTAATAAACTTAAAGACTGCGCCGCGGGTTGATTATGCCGCAGCGATAGGTCAACTTATGTTTTACAATGGCTCAAACGGAGAGGCTATAAATATTTTGAGTGTCGGTTATCAAAACGTTCTCTGCATGATGATGGATCTTGCCCGCAGGACTGTTTTGTTAAATCCCACAATGGACGAATTGGAGACGCTTGAGGGTGTAGTAATCATCGATGAGATAGATATGCACCTTCATCCTAAATGGCAGTGGAAAATACTTGACGCACTCAAAGCGACGTTCCCGAAAGTTCAATTTATTGTGGCAACTCATTCGCCTATGATAATTTCTTCAGCTAAGGACGCAAAACTTATCAAAATGATAAACCCAAACGAAATTGAGTATCTGACAAGCGCATACGGCTATAATATTTCTGATGTAGTTGAACTGCGTCAGGGAAGTACTGAACTTCCGCGACAAGCCAAAGAACTCAAAAACGCACTTGAAAACAGTATAGATGATGGTAATTTTGAAAAAGCAGAACAATTAGTCCGTGAAGCTGTAGAGATTTTCGGGGAAAATTCATCGCCTGCAAGAGAAATGAGAGATTTTCTTGATGTAAACCGTTGGATTGAGGAGGCTGAATAA
- a CDS encoding TIGR02646 family protein, with translation MIFIEKTQPSQEITDALNQAKRDFKIQSPEEAAVAFDSLTKRIKDLIWDSLIEEQHGLCAYCMKRIEKSDPDKMTATTIEHYKPKSRYFDLTLDYKNMLAVCSGGRGKDKGRKCLCCDASKGDREIKINPFSRSDMEKIRYRSDGTIFTKPLDKDFERDINKTLKLNGERDNNGNMLNNTSTELVKCRREAYKNLFLAFVKGLKSKNKLSRRNIEKRIHELEQEEPYRECVGVVIYFLKRELTRYD, from the coding sequence ATGATTTTTATTGAGAAGACCCAACCTTCACAAGAAATTACAGACGCATTGAACCAAGCCAAAAGAGATTTCAAAATTCAATCACCCGAAGAAGCTGCGGTTGCGTTTGACAGTTTAACTAAACGAATAAAAGACCTAATCTGGGACAGCCTTATAGAAGAACAGCATGGTCTATGTGCCTATTGCATGAAGCGAATAGAGAAGAGCGACCCTGATAAAATGACAGCTACAACTATAGAACACTATAAGCCTAAGTCCAGATATTTTGACTTAACGTTGGATTATAAAAATATGCTGGCAGTATGTTCAGGCGGAAGGGGAAAAGACAAAGGGAGAAAATGTCTGTGCTGCGATGCCTCGAAAGGAGATAGGGAAATAAAGATAAATCCCTTTAGTCGCAGTGATATGGAAAAAATCAGGTATAGGTCAGATGGAACTATTTTCACTAAGCCTCTGGATAAAGACTTTGAGCGAGATATTAATAAAACATTAAAATTAAACGGTGAAAGAGATAATAACGGTAATATGCTCAACAATACTTCCACAGAATTGGTGAAATGTCGGCGAGAAGCTTATAAGAATCTTTTTCTAGCTTTTGTAAAAGGTCTAAAAAGCAAAAACAAACTCAGTCGCAGAAATATCGAAAAAAGAATCCATGAATTAGAACAAGAAGAACCCTATAGAGAATGCGTGGGGGTAGTTATCTATTTTCTAAAACGAGAACTTACAAGATATGACTAG
- a CDS encoding recombinase family protein: MVYGYARVSTMGQACEGNSMEAQVCALKLAGAVKIFKDVFSGKSEHRPQLDKLLKVIEGGDKLIITKLDRIARSLIQGVQLLETLGESGVIVEVLNMGLIDDTPTGRLIRNIMLSFSEFEHDMIVQRTQEGKAIARQNADFKDGRPKKFSLVQLDHALELLETHSYKQVERITGISITTIYRAKLEKNNTEHLRK, translated from the coding sequence GTGGTTTACGGTTACGCGCGAGTGAGTACTATGGGTCAAGCATGCGAGGGCAATTCTATGGAGGCTCAGGTCTGTGCGCTAAAACTGGCTGGGGCTGTCAAAATCTTCAAAGATGTTTTCAGTGGCAAATCGGAACACCGTCCTCAGCTTGACAAGCTATTGAAGGTCATTGAAGGTGGCGACAAGCTCATTATCACTAAATTAGACAGAATTGCTCGCAGTCTCATTCAGGGAGTACAGTTGCTAGAAACGCTCGGTGAAAGTGGCGTAATCGTAGAGGTACTGAACATGGGGCTCATCGACGACACGCCCACGGGCAGACTGATACGAAACATCATGCTGAGTTTCTCCGAGTTCGAGCATGACATGATTGTGCAGAGGACGCAAGAGGGCAAAGCAATAGCGAGACAGAACGCAGACTTCAAGGATGGCCGCCCAAAGAAGTTTAGCCTTGTGCAGCTGGATCACGCGCTGGAACTATTAGAGACACACTCTTATAAACAGGTTGAGAGAATTACTGGCATTAGCATTACTACTATATACCGTGCAAAGCTGGAGAAGAATAACACGGAACATTTGCGAAAATAA